The following are encoded together in the Capsulimonas corticalis genome:
- a CDS encoding heavy metal-binding domain-containing protein: protein MVLDPQNTNDPKITAIPQHATERLVEMRGSSESRTLFTSDLSTSEFLLVKEAGFDPVGLVVGSSIYHVGYQQSAWSKNQEMTVLTQAMYHARELAMDRMEEEAHQLGADGVVGVRLEVNHKEWGNHIAEFVAIGTAVVHRGDKNRFKNKRGRPFTSDLSGQDFYVLLRSGYRPLGLVMGNCVYHVAIQSFGSFMRNFTQNAELTQYTQAMYDSRELAMERMQKEAEELGAKGIVGANIHERTHAWGAHVIEFFAIGTAVEETSSDHVIEPPTIVLPLIS, encoded by the coding sequence ATGGTACTCGATCCACAAAACACGAACGACCCGAAGATCACCGCGATCCCGCAGCACGCAACGGAGCGCCTCGTCGAGATGCGCGGCAGCAGCGAATCGCGCACGCTCTTCACGAGCGACCTCTCGACGAGCGAGTTCCTGCTGGTCAAGGAAGCCGGCTTCGATCCCGTTGGCCTGGTCGTCGGCAGCTCGATCTACCACGTCGGGTATCAGCAGTCGGCCTGGTCGAAAAATCAAGAGATGACGGTGCTCACCCAGGCCATGTACCACGCCCGCGAGCTGGCGATGGACCGCATGGAGGAAGAAGCGCACCAGCTTGGCGCGGACGGCGTGGTCGGCGTCCGCCTGGAAGTCAACCACAAGGAGTGGGGCAACCACATCGCCGAATTCGTCGCCATCGGCACCGCCGTCGTACACCGGGGCGATAAGAACCGCTTCAAAAACAAGCGCGGCCGCCCATTCACCTCCGACCTTTCCGGCCAGGACTTCTACGTCCTGCTCCGCTCCGGCTACCGCCCGCTGGGCCTGGTCATGGGCAACTGCGTCTACCACGTCGCCATCCAGTCCTTCGGCTCCTTTATGCGTAACTTCACCCAGAACGCCGAGCTGACTCAGTACACCCAGGCGATGTACGACAGCCGCGAGCTGGCGATGGAGCGCATGCAAAAGGAAGCGGAAGAGCTGGGCGCCAAAGGCATCGTCGGCGCCAACATCCACGAACGCACCCACGCCTGGGGCGCCCACGTGATCGAATTCTTCGCCATCGGCACCGCCGTCGAGGAAACCAGCAGCGACCACGTGATCGAGCCCCCGACGATCGTACTGCCGCTGATTAGTTAG
- a CDS encoding DUF72 domain-containing protein: protein MSIHIGTSGWSYDHWRGVLYPEGSPASKRLAYYVERFQTVEVNSSYYHWPRDTTFAGWRDKVPPGFVMTIKAPRGLTHAARLKSPEVWLERIEQGLRELGDKRGPLLVQLPPDMEIDLPRLAYFLERTPKGLRVCVEFRHPSWNTNEAFALLERYGAAYCVMSGAHLPCILRATAMFAYVRLHGPDQEYLYGGSYSDRDLRWWADRIREWAEGGLDVYAYFNNDGGGNAVRNAETLKAILHT from the coding sequence ATGTCCATCCACATCGGCACATCTGGCTGGAGTTACGATCACTGGCGGGGCGTCCTTTACCCGGAGGGCTCACCGGCGAGCAAGCGTCTGGCGTATTATGTCGAGCGCTTCCAAACCGTCGAAGTCAACAGCAGTTACTATCACTGGCCGCGCGACACGACATTCGCGGGGTGGCGGGATAAAGTCCCGCCGGGTTTTGTAATGACGATCAAGGCGCCGCGTGGGCTGACGCACGCCGCGAGGCTGAAGTCTCCCGAGGTTTGGCTGGAACGGATCGAACAGGGATTGCGCGAACTGGGCGATAAGCGCGGGCCGCTCTTGGTGCAGCTGCCGCCGGACATGGAGATCGATCTGCCGCGTCTGGCGTACTTTCTGGAGCGCACGCCCAAGGGTCTCCGCGTCTGCGTCGAGTTCCGCCACCCGAGCTGGAACACGAATGAGGCGTTCGCGCTGCTGGAGCGGTATGGCGCGGCTTACTGCGTCATGAGCGGCGCGCATCTGCCGTGCATCCTGCGCGCCACGGCAATGTTTGCCTACGTTCGGCTGCACGGGCCGGATCAGGAATATCTGTACGGCGGGTCGTACTCCGATCGAGATCTGCGCTGGTGGGCCGACCGGATCCGCGAATGGGCGGAGGGCGGTCTGGATGTTTATGCTTATTTCAACAACGACGGCGGCGGCAACGCGGTGCGCAATGCGGAAACGCTCAAAGCGATCCTGCATACATAA
- a CDS encoding ankyrin repeat domain-containing protein produces the protein MRKRSKRSCIHKPFFGTARAFASLLLLLGAPLASHALTPLTTTVAALHDAVKRGDDVKVKALLDGGVDVNAGAASGVTPLIWAAIMDRPSTAALLLSRGANVNDAIPAGHYDAGLTALIAAANGRNNIYSGAIEPPAPAEYGGADVAQRRLHNVAVREWRMRAANWRSGYAALVKLLVAHKANVNAQMALGTTAIDSAATAGDTQTVRFLINHGARLDLPSHETDILGTAHDATNGYYALVGAIYEDKHNPKLVELLLAHGASPNSASPSEMTPLGAAAASGDTAVIRLLLEHGARPDDKDYYGRAALSYVGAYPKAAALLKNTLSR, from the coding sequence ATGCGGAAACGCTCAAAGCGATCCTGCATACATAAGCCATTTTTTGGGACGGCGCGCGCGTTCGCTTCGCTGCTTCTCCTGCTCGGCGCGCCCCTCGCGTCACACGCGTTGACGCCGCTCACCACGACCGTCGCGGCGCTGCACGACGCCGTCAAACGAGGCGACGACGTCAAGGTCAAAGCGCTGCTGGACGGCGGCGTGGATGTCAACGCCGGCGCGGCGTCGGGCGTGACGCCGCTGATCTGGGCGGCGATCATGGACCGCCCCTCAACGGCGGCGCTCCTGCTGTCGCGCGGCGCGAATGTCAACGACGCCATCCCCGCCGGGCACTACGACGCCGGCCTGACCGCGCTGATCGCCGCCGCCAACGGGCGCAACAATATCTACTCGGGCGCGATCGAGCCCCCGGCCCCCGCCGAATACGGCGGCGCCGACGTCGCCCAGCGGCGTCTCCACAACGTCGCCGTGCGCGAATGGCGCATGCGCGCCGCAAATTGGCGCTCAGGATACGCCGCGCTCGTCAAACTCCTGGTCGCGCACAAAGCCAATGTCAACGCGCAGATGGCGCTCGGCACAACCGCCATCGACTCCGCCGCAACCGCCGGCGACACACAAACCGTCCGCTTCCTCATAAACCACGGCGCTCGGTTAGACTTGCCGTCCCACGAAACCGATATCCTCGGAACCGCGCACGACGCCACGAACGGCTACTATGCCCTCGTCGGCGCCATCTACGAAGACAAGCATAACCCCAAATTGGTCGAACTTTTATTGGCCCACGGCGCCAGCCCCAACTCCGCCTCCCCCAGCGAAATGACTCCCCTCGGCGCGGCCGCCGCCAGCGGCGACACCGCCGTCATCCGGCTTCTTCTTGAGCACGGCGCCCGCCCAGACGATAAAGACTATTATGGACGCGCCGCGCTCTCGTACGTTGGCGCTTATCCCAAAGCTGCCGCGCTGCTAAAAAATACGCTGTCCCGCTAA
- a CDS encoding DUF1559 domain-containing protein encodes MIRKSARIAGFTLIELLVVIAVISLLAAMLFPVFASAREKARQASCASNERQIGLAILQYAQDEDERLPNGISNGTSFWCGEGWAGQCGAYLKSPDLLRCPDDPTAGRAPANFVVSYGYNINLAEPSDDQAPTTQTYFNGSPPPGRTLATLNAPSRTVMLFEVSGVTANVRDSREGIEWGGVSGEFLSASSSGLDNRLYARKDVTTDVDNRYATGMMGGRTPQPNGQFQPSFGRHIYGSNFLLADGHVKWLRGANVSSGLDAPQSNCRQGNIPALSGCDGTDQPFNAAGTETDAPDVTATFSTE; translated from the coding sequence ATGATCCGAAAATCGGCGAGAATCGCCGGGTTTACATTGATTGAACTGCTGGTTGTGATCGCCGTGATCAGCTTGCTCGCGGCGATGCTGTTCCCTGTCTTTGCGAGCGCCCGAGAGAAAGCGCGGCAGGCAAGCTGCGCCTCCAATGAGCGCCAGATCGGCCTGGCGATCCTGCAATACGCGCAGGACGAGGACGAGCGCCTTCCCAACGGCATCAGCAATGGGACGTCATTTTGGTGCGGCGAGGGCTGGGCCGGACAGTGCGGCGCGTATCTCAAGAGCCCGGACCTTTTGCGCTGCCCGGACGATCCGACTGCCGGGCGCGCGCCGGCGAATTTTGTGGTTTCCTATGGCTACAATATCAATCTGGCGGAGCCGTCGGACGATCAGGCGCCGACAACGCAGACCTATTTCAATGGGTCCCCTCCTCCGGGCCGCACCCTGGCCACGCTCAACGCGCCGTCCCGAACGGTCATGCTCTTTGAAGTGTCGGGCGTGACGGCGAATGTCCGGGACAGCCGCGAGGGTATCGAATGGGGCGGCGTGAGCGGAGAGTTTCTGTCCGCCTCGAGCAGCGGTCTGGACAACCGTCTCTACGCGCGCAAAGATGTGACGACGGATGTCGACAATCGCTACGCCACCGGTATGATGGGGGGACGGACGCCTCAGCCCAACGGCCAGTTCCAGCCTTCGTTCGGACGCCATATCTACGGCTCGAACTTCCTGCTGGCGGACGGGCATGTGAAGTGGCTGCGCGGCGCGAACGTCTCGTCCGGCCTCGACGCCCCGCAGTCCAATTGCCGCCAAGGGAATATCCCGGCCTTATCCGGATGCGACGGCACGGATCAGCCTTTTAACGCCGCCGGCACCGAGACGGACGCTCCGGATGTCACCGCAACGTTCAGCACGGAATAA
- a CDS encoding RNA polymerase sigma factor produces the protein MWRPTGRRPQGGEEENLIAAAQRGDRRAFDTLVRNYRPLLRGLLTRRVTSAEAVDDILQETWMAAWTKLPDYTHRARFKAWLFGIAVHKIGDHHRSRMKSMAEQITPEIERTMTTQDDPYAAVDMKEALNSVLCQLPDAQREVIELYYYAGLTLPEIAETLERNQNTVKYQFYRAHGVVAAGLGMANAL, from the coding sequence TTGTGGCGGCCAACCGGACGTCGCCCGCAAGGCGGCGAGGAAGAGAACCTGATCGCGGCGGCGCAGCGCGGAGATCGGCGGGCGTTCGACACGCTCGTTCGCAACTATCGGCCGCTGCTGCGCGGTCTGCTGACTCGCCGCGTGACAAGCGCGGAGGCCGTCGACGACATCTTGCAGGAGACGTGGATGGCCGCCTGGACGAAACTGCCCGATTACACACACCGCGCCCGGTTCAAAGCCTGGCTGTTCGGCATCGCGGTCCATAAGATCGGCGACCACCATCGATCGCGCATGAAGTCGATGGCCGAACAGATCACGCCGGAGATCGAGCGAACCATGACGACGCAGGACGATCCTTACGCCGCCGTGGACATGAAGGAAGCGCTGAACTCCGTTCTCTGCCAGCTTCCGGACGCACAACGGGAGGTGATTGAACTTTATTACTACGCGGGACTAACGCTGCCGGAAATTGCCGAGACACTGGAGCGCAATCAAAATACGGTCAAGTATCAGTTCTATCGAGCGCATGGAGTTGTCGCCGCCGGCTTAGGGATGGCGAACGCGCTTTAA
- a CDS encoding anti-sigma factor family protein yields MFHTTDQDLLLLVHGELNVWRRIAAQAHLAVCPSCQTRLAKLVGASRLLADAVRGADLPRWSLPAPQEALTAARAASAWRLAALLIIVITMLNITTGIIRSSQRFAGQTVSPQAQPSGGCRPDLHNDKCR; encoded by the coding sequence ATGTTTCATACCACGGACCAGGACCTTTTGTTACTCGTACACGGCGAACTGAACGTTTGGCGGAGGATCGCGGCTCAGGCGCACCTTGCGGTATGCCCAAGCTGCCAGACTCGACTGGCGAAGCTCGTCGGCGCATCCCGGCTTCTCGCCGACGCCGTACGCGGCGCCGACCTCCCGCGCTGGTCGCTGCCGGCGCCTCAGGAAGCCCTCACCGCAGCGCGCGCCGCGTCGGCCTGGCGACTGGCGGCCCTTTTGATCATCGTCATCACGATGCTGAATATCACGACTGGGATCATTCGCTCTTCCCAGAGATTCGCGGGACAAACCGTCTCGCCTCAGGCGCAGCCTTCCGGCGGCTGCCGCCCCGATCTTCACAATGACAAATGCCGATAA
- a CDS encoding TIGR03118 family protein has protein sequence MTLRQRIAALLVNTIIVSVAVIAIQNGAAAQHYKQTNLVTSDQSLASAAVTDPNLINPWGVSLNPAGGALWTSNNGSGKFGLYTGDVGGSPVKVAGLAPTVPGLPGFSGSPTGQVFNGSSDFKLTSGPARFITASEDGTLSAWNGNPSATATRVVNRSDFGAVYKGLAIGSNSNGNFLYASNFHSGKIDVYDGNFSSATLSGSFTDPNAPTDYAPFNLKAVGNRVYVTYAQQAIGGHEEVKGIGKGFVDVFDTNGNFVSRLATGSSLGPAGIASLDAPWGLAVAPSNFGKFSNDLLVGNFGSGQIDAFDPITGKFEGVLRDAHGKPIVIDGLWGLTFGNGVAAGDLNKLYFTAGINDEAGGLLGSIAVTSVPEPGALATFGVAGLSLIGMIARRRRSPLRHRSA, from the coding sequence ATGACGCTACGACAGCGCATTGCAGCGCTTCTCGTGAACACTATCATCGTGTCTGTTGCCGTAATCGCAATACAAAACGGCGCCGCCGCCCAGCACTACAAGCAAACAAATCTGGTCACCAGCGACCAATCCCTCGCTTCCGCCGCCGTGACGGACCCCAATCTGATCAATCCCTGGGGAGTGTCGCTCAATCCGGCCGGCGGGGCGCTATGGACATCGAACAACGGCAGCGGCAAATTCGGCCTCTACACGGGAGACGTGGGAGGCAGCCCGGTCAAAGTCGCCGGCCTCGCGCCCACGGTCCCGGGACTGCCCGGATTTTCGGGTTCGCCAACCGGTCAGGTATTTAACGGGTCGTCCGATTTCAAGCTGACGTCAGGTCCCGCGCGGTTTATCACCGCGTCGGAAGATGGGACTCTGTCGGCGTGGAACGGCAATCCTTCGGCGACGGCGACTCGGGTCGTCAATCGCTCCGATTTCGGCGCGGTCTACAAGGGGCTCGCGATTGGAAGCAACTCAAACGGGAACTTCCTGTACGCCTCCAACTTCCATAGCGGCAAGATCGATGTCTACGATGGGAATTTCTCGTCGGCCACGCTCTCGGGATCGTTCACCGATCCCAACGCTCCCACGGATTACGCGCCGTTCAATCTCAAGGCGGTCGGAAATCGGGTGTATGTTACGTACGCCCAGCAAGCGATCGGCGGTCATGAGGAGGTCAAGGGAATTGGGAAAGGATTCGTGGATGTATTCGACACAAATGGTAACTTTGTCAGCAGGCTGGCGACTGGGAGCAGCCTGGGGCCAGCCGGAATCGCGTCGCTGGACGCGCCTTGGGGGCTGGCTGTGGCGCCGTCGAACTTCGGCAAGTTCAGCAATGACCTGCTGGTAGGCAACTTCGGCAGCGGCCAGATCGACGCGTTCGATCCGATCACCGGCAAGTTCGAAGGCGTCCTGCGCGACGCCCACGGAAAGCCGATCGTCATCGACGGTCTCTGGGGTTTGACCTTCGGCAACGGCGTCGCCGCCGGCGACCTCAACAAGCTCTACTTCACGGCTGGAATCAATGATGAAGCCGGGGGACTGCTCGGCAGCATCGCCGTAACTTCCGTACCGGAACCCGGAGCGCTGGCGACGTTTGGCGTGGCCGGACTTTCGCTGATCGGCATGATCGCTCGACGCCGACGATCGCCGCTGCGCCACCGCAGCGCATAA
- a CDS encoding CsbD family protein, protein MAINQDIVEGKLKQAEGKAQDVRGDLTNNPEDDLDGKTKQAEGKIQEGFGKAKEAVREALK, encoded by the coding sequence ATGGCGATCAATCAAGATATTGTGGAAGGCAAGCTGAAGCAGGCCGAGGGCAAGGCGCAGGATGTGCGCGGCGACCTGACCAATAACCCGGAGGACGACCTCGACGGCAAGACGAAGCAGGCCGAGGGCAAAATTCAGGAAGGTTTCGGCAAGGCGAAAGAAGCCGTCCGAGAAGCCCTGAAGTAA
- a CDS encoding AraC family transcriptional regulator, whose translation MTSEIAWDVSEPLIAHAPLEAKPRLMQTGPATYGRNPVERYFLSELWQLHLYHHHGEVRLRHEELWSGTEIVCPIRPGAVSLLPPDTHSEYRLDRPGGYYYAHLAFEGTRGAGVPVMQYLDHERVGVEGLFEEAIGLFESRVWRAEMKIWELVCRLSERVATGSAEAAGGHPAVARAQQFIALRLDQPISVEEIARESGVSHVHLNRLFHAELGAPVKSYLTERRMSRARYLLTHSQQSIKSIAADVGIPDLHLFNKVVRRHLGAPPTGVRAADVSERFPAGK comes from the coding sequence ATGACAAGTGAGATTGCGTGGGATGTTTCCGAGCCGTTGATAGCGCATGCGCCGCTGGAGGCGAAGCCGAGGCTGATGCAGACGGGGCCGGCCACTTATGGGCGTAACCCAGTCGAGCGCTACTTTCTTTCTGAACTCTGGCAGCTGCATCTGTACCACCATCATGGGGAGGTGCGACTGCGGCATGAGGAGCTGTGGAGCGGAACGGAGATCGTTTGCCCGATTCGGCCCGGCGCCGTCAGCCTGCTGCCGCCGGACACGCACTCCGAGTATCGGCTGGACCGTCCTGGGGGATACTACTACGCTCACCTGGCATTTGAGGGAACGCGCGGCGCGGGCGTCCCCGTCATGCAGTACCTCGATCATGAGCGCGTCGGCGTCGAAGGGCTGTTTGAAGAGGCGATCGGGTTATTCGAGTCGCGGGTCTGGCGCGCGGAGATGAAGATTTGGGAACTGGTCTGCCGCCTCTCCGAACGCGTGGCGACGGGAAGCGCGGAGGCGGCTGGCGGGCATCCGGCGGTTGCCCGCGCGCAGCAGTTCATCGCCCTGCGATTGGACCAGCCGATCAGCGTGGAGGAGATCGCGCGCGAATCGGGCGTTTCGCACGTTCATCTGAACCGGTTGTTTCATGCGGAGCTGGGAGCGCCGGTCAAGAGTTATCTCACCGAGCGCCGCATGAGCCGCGCGCGATATCTGCTCACGCATTCTCAGCAATCCATCAAATCGATCGCCGCCGATGTCGGCATCCCCGACCTGCATCTGTTCAATAAAGTCGTGCGGCGACATCTCGGCGCGCCGCCGACCGGGGTGCGCGCCGCCGATGTTTCTGAACGTTTCCCTGCGGGTAAATAA